tcatgccggaaacggaagtccgtaatttacttaaattcaaataaattttacttcaattttgaatttaagaaaaatgtattcattttttgaaatgatctaaattgtattaaatctttaaatttagttttacaaaataatttttaaaattgtactacaatgaatcttaaagtacgaatagaattgttttgaaacttagttacttagtatctagaaaatttctctttgaaaagtaaccagacgagaaattaatttaatttaactaacctttatttaattcttaagttcccctaaattgcatttaaatgttgaatttagctaaatttcgtttaaattttaaattcaactaaattttatataattttttttaaatttatcttaatttcatttaaattttaagtttagtgttttaaaataattttagaaattttactgaACTTCTGAAATAcgaacagaatttttttacatttatttattgtcttgaaatttaaaaataataataaatggaatGTTTTTagactctctttaatttgaatataattaggtaattcagtgttcataacatttttggcgtacaggccgtacagagccagccgaccatggacataggaaacacaggactaggcatgccatcctaacttgtcgagcggggttgaatccacggggggggggaattccatgagtggggagagccgccatcttacgatgtgccatttgattatgcacacgagcattttgccgacaaactgtgcatgaaaatgtaaacatgtgggcgctgccatgtttgtcgcgggacatcaaaaggtggcggatctcccccctcattgcatcacccccgcaatggcatacctagtcccttgtttcctatgtccatgcatcCGACCGAGTCAACTACatcaaagattgctatagtgatggcgaaggcgaacgcgagaacaagaaacagaaaatcacgttcggtttggaattcaacaaatttcggtgtgcccccccccccgctaACGTGCTAGGTGaccgcggttgccatagaaacggtgaaaagtcagagagggcagcacctcgatatagtcgaaaatgtagttatagatatatatatatatatatatatatcggccgtccccaccactgataCATGCCGTATCTAGaacctaatatctttgatattaCTGGGAACAAGTGGTGTTTACGAGAATTCGCTCTGAGGTCGCTCTAAACACAATGGGGGGCTcaatcattttcttaattttcaatttcgtgACATATGAATGCAgattaaaatagttgagtttaccCCTCGTTAGGTGGCGCTATCGAACTTAAATAAGTGCCCGCTAAATTCGAACTCAAATTAAGCaaagtaaagttttaaaaaaaagttatagaaCAACTTGGATTGTAGCTTAACCTTCAAGTGGGCGCGTGGGCGATAGTATACGGTCCAACTTCAATTGGTCTGTTTATTGTATATCTATTTTATATATCGTTCgagtttaaataaatgttttacattgTTTAAACCTCTGTTTTaacgattctttaaaaaataactccGATTACAAGGGTTTATTATCAGATATTGAGCTGTAAAATAAGTGATAAAGAAAGGCGCACCCGATTGAAGGTTAATGAAAAGTTGAAATGCAAAGTCGAAAAGTATTCTCGAAAAGGAAGGTTTGTGGGATATTTAAGATTTAAGGAACATGAAACAATCTACCTTACCTTACCTACTATCTACCTCACCTGCTGTTGATCAAAGGGTACCTTCCTATGTAAGCTTTCGTTTCTTCTTTGATAATAATTTCCAACTTTGCATTTCCTTTTTCACTAAGCTACAGTCCTTTATAGTCTTTAATACTTATTATTGTTTTGAGCTGACTTCTGGATCTAGGGTatccctattttttatttctgcccCTGAATAAATTTTACTTCTCAGatttaaatgtatcatttttttcctctCAAGGAAATTGATGCAAGAGAATTTGGATCTATTGACAATTTACTGTGTCCTTATCAAGAAACTGGTACCCAGTATACAAGTCGGAACCACTCCTGGAAGGATGATAAATCTGAAACGTAATGAtttgttatttacatttaaaaagaaagagaatTGTCCTACAAACTGAGGCTCCCAATTACTGCTAAATtataattgacttttttctaCTCTCAGTCCTTGAattgtaaaataacttttaaatagaaaatcggTTGAGATGTAATTGTCTCTTGATGCAGGGTCTAACATCGCATCAGCGATTACTATATTGAGTTGGCTACTTATTTCGacgttatattgaaaatttaatcagtgaaatctcaaaataataaaaaatcgtgGGAAATGGATCCCCAGAAGCGAGAACTAAATTGAATCCTGAATTCGCTTCAACTTCCGGGTTGTTTGGAGCTATTTATTCACGCCTCACGCAAAATAacatattctaaattttctttcccCATGAGAAAAGGCTGAAACTCCTTTTTTTTAGGTTCAAATGATTTTACGAATAAAAGGCCAATCTGAGCAAACTATAGTGCAATGTTTGCCGTTCAGAACTTTGAATTATCCTCCTAAACACTTTACATTCCCTTATTTTACCGGGGTTGTAATTAATGAAGCCCGtttgattaataatttgtaaaatttacctACCTTCTATTTCTctcattttgaatataaaattcacTGATCTATATTgggaatttttgttataattcctAAGATACCGTGTTATTCATGTGCAATTAAGATAATTTCTGGATAAAATTGAGACTCTGAATCCTATTCAATATGTTCCCGATTTTAAACGGGCACCGTGGACATAATTAACGCAGAAATATCAGGAATAAGCGTGCTTAGGGTCCCATCTTTCTATGGGTCGCTTAACCACGATCGGGACCACCCTCCAATTCAGATCTTTGTGAACCAATGACCTGTGCTAACCATGGATCTCAGCAAGAAAGTAGAAgtttactttttctaatttttttataattttagaaattcccTTAACAGGGTTAAGCAGCCTTTCCTCTTTCCTATGAATCGCGTTTACCTACATAAACTAATTCCAATCGTAACGCGTTTTTATGAACTGAAAATCAGTCGCTGGCCAAACGAGAGCTCTCTTTCGCAGTGTTCGTAACGAatgccccgaactcttctacgcatgcgtcgcgcttgGTCTCTGGTTCGTTGCTCTTCGCGTGCAATtcgaaatgctaaaaaataacatttttattgtttattatgaataatgtcattttaacttatataaatgtttattagaccgatattaatgaagcttgataaaaatacatatttattaagtgcatactgtgttatgattgtttttgctaaatatagaaatttttgtattaattaaaataattttactgaaaaacaagattgtcaatgcattttcatattttaataaactttaaataccaaaaatttaaaataatgaaaaatatgcaagaaaaatacaagtgagtaccaaaggatattttttatttacacagtatgcacttaataaatttgtatttttatcaagattcattaatttcggtcaaataaatatttatataagttaaaatgacattattcataataaacaaaaatatgttattttttagaatttcaaattctaaatttcttaaattctcgagaatttaatttcaggttatataaccgaaaatataaaagaatttaagaatttaccgCATATTCAGGAATTCAAAACATGCAAAACAGTAGTTTATATATTAATCAACACTGTTCAGTTGAAACTCTAACCGCAAAATTCATTTGCCTCACATTACTTAAAAAATACTAGCATTAAATAATCCTCTCACGGAAAAGCGTTAAAATACAAGTTATCCAaatggtattatttttaattaaaagcgtttcaaGTTGTACACCTTtagctttaattttgaaaatttgataactttattggaaaagatttaaaacagTATCATTTCTAATGTAAAGTTTATAAAATGAGaaacttctattttaaatataagaatcgcaaatttcaaggatttaagattataagaaaatttcgaaaatagagcAAGTtcataaagttaaaaatgaaatattttccgaatacAATTATGGAAattcgatcatttaaaattcaaaggaatcaaaactgtattatttctaattaaaaacgttccaaattgaaaaatttcagattacaattttttttaaacggacaatttctttcttgactatttcgtagaaaatttactttttgtttgaaatttatgttttggtgttgaaaagtaaactaaaatcttttctgaataaagttccacttgaaaaagaaatttgcCATTTGTATTACGAATTCATCTGTTCTAatgccaaattaaattttttttaaataaaaatggaactatttggtagagaattcatcaagtttgttaaaaaatcatccttttcggggtaaaaattcgtctttttggattgtaaattcaatttttttcgtagaaacttatttcttttttgaaaattcatattttgattgtgaaaagtcaactgacaTCTTTCGAAaaagataattcaacttttttgttaaaaatatatctttttgatttaatactTTATCTGTttctagaagaaatttaattctgttttaaaaataaaaattcgacttttttattaaaatcattcttctttgcttgagcatTCAACTCATTTGTTCGCAAGAATTTTGAGTTTGATATTTAAGTTTTGTTGAGTAAACATGCATccgtttcgtggaaaattaattttctgttgaaaagttatattttatttctggcttgaaggttcaataatttaggtaaacttttatttaatttttgagtgaaaaatctttattttttggaaattcgtctttttggtttcacagtttttttcatttgttgtattaatttcattctttttttttattaaaatataagctaTGACACGTTTTCGTTTGGAATTTgtcaatattcaaatattatgttaaacatGTAATTGTTGataagataagattttaaatgcacattttatgataatatattttgtttgtaaCAACTAAAAACATGCATTGatagaaaatgcaattttctatcaatgaaaataaattcttaaattctcataaattctcagagaattcaTTCCttggttatattctcggtaatattctcattttcaTTACCGTTCTCTAAGTATTataactcgaaggtgcacgattaccgGTCGAAAAACTtcgacggttctatttatatctctatccgctttaaaataaaatcaagagattaggattttaatatttccaggtttcgatgctggcaatttttatgatttgaatacttcgcgcgcctctttatatgcgcatattttgaggttatgttatttcaagtataaaatataaataatataaatattaatactattatatataaatatataattaatgataatattataatgatgttatattataatagtcttattgatattttgattcgcatttgaaagaaatgaaagaactTGGCGATTttgatgatatttgaatatttcgcacaatttaaaaataaaaatatatatgaaatatcAGAATActaataccgtgattaatattctgttgtatattatattgcgttcattatattgtgtatattattgtacacaatgaaaataaattatataattaagtatgtgatattataattatatatagaatagaatagaatttattgtcttcattgtatacctTAGGCTAcattactcctctatatcactattttcttctatattataattatatttatattaatattaatcagctgaaaatgattgtgctggagttttcaAGCGTTTTATTTATCTATTAAGCCAAAGATGTGTAAagagcctccggactttcgaaattataaaatttgtctatgagaatcatttggaattaaacaattacaaattatagcttcctagaatttggttatattatacttttttcaggactacgtgggactttgatttttaagatttaaaattgctatcaactttaaaagtgttaatacaaaattttttacttgttaTTACttatactttgtaattttttgttttaaatgatactcataaataaattttctaattttgacatgctatttaaattttttcggtttaatagatatattcaaattcaaacgcttaaaactctagcacaatcatttacagctaattaatattaatgttaatattaatctctgttgagataatattattataattttaatatcatatatagttaattatatattatattaattctactataatgtaccctgattatacttcttttttcaaattttcatgtcccaactcaaaattttaatcattttttagaattccttgtcccagatctgaattataattttttcaaaaaatctatgaTTCAATTCAGAAACACATATAATTGCTTTGAACAAtctcctgttccaattcaaaattcagggtgaaattagaaaattcaaacttttaaatctgaaaatgatttatttgaggtggaaatcttttgaattttaaacttttaaaactgaagcttgacaaatttttcattaggaaatatttcaatcaaacgctcaataattcatacgtataaaataaaaatttgaaacaccttttaattttacaatttctttgatcaaattatgttaaaatacgaaattaccaatttaaaatttttatgactgacATTTTACAGATTTCTGGTTCAAAAATATGTATTACGCTAATGTTATGGAActatattatgttatatttttttatgcccgtgaccctggcggaccgaaggaaccgaatggagcctctacaaagtatccgtaaagaccccattgggtccccattcggttcctttttaaaaaactataaaaaacagcaaaataaacttttaaatggttgaaattcggattctgcgttaaaattccctatatagggtcacgaaataatcgcaatagtttttttgcaacggtaaaaagttaaaaaaatataagacgaataacgcctgttgactgctacacttcaaatgcATCGCCTGTacgtagcagtcaacaggcaccattcggtttcttcggttcGCCAGAGGAAGTTATcgcaaaaatcataaaatattcaagtttttaataatgGAATCGTTTGGTCTTCGTTTGGTCATGTTGGGAAACATACGGAATTGGAATTTAAGAACCCATCAGACACTTGCAATATTGAATCAAAGAACCTTCAATTCTTCGACTTCATATTTCAACTGTTCAATGGATCTTCGAAATACAATTTCTTAATTGAATGGTGTTCACGTCCATTGAACACTGGTCAAAAAACCATCGAATCTTTGATTTCATATGACCAAACGATTCCATTAATAAAATTTGGATACGAGTAATTAAGTCAATTGTGTATTTACAGCTGAAGGAGCAGTACAAGATAATAATCACGAAATACAAATCAAAGGTATGTGGTATGaacgttatttattttaatttaataggaAAACTGTTTACAGAGTTTTTATAACTTCACTTGCAACTAAAAAGTATTTTGAGATATTTCCTATAATGTATCACGGATAAAAATAGTATCTATCTCAATCATTTTTTATACGCTTCAATGAGCCTCCCTATACGTAACTATAGCTGTCAGGTACTCGtagttttattcagaaaactgAACATTATGAATTAATATCTGGATATTTAATATtggtgaaatttgaaaatattattttccatctagtctgattaagacggtaaggtaccatctctgatgagatagcagattcatttaaaaataattacttgtgccattaacacctagctaaaaattagcgttattttcttaaattatgagttcttattctgatccctctaatagtttaattggaaaagcacctgaacggaaatcagaagttttgtggttcgattcccaacagagtgaaggagtaggatctttttttcaagaaataatttttttaactattaaaccTTACGAATTGACAAAGTTAAATGTTGAACGTTAAAATAcgttaattgtttaatttgaacagATTCGGAATcgtgttataaaataattagtataatttaaacattctaactagagtttattatgaaaaatcggtaatcaatttatatttctagTTGATGAAGTTAAAATGTCTTTACcaacaattttccaaataaaaatgccTTTAAGTGTTCATTGTTTAAggctttaaaattgcattttaaaattttgtcatttgaaaatgtatggcTCCAAGTGAAGGcttaaaatggaaaattcgtAAAGTAACACATATAAAAATTCAGTCATGGGGTTCTCCATACATAAATCAAAAGCACTCTGAGAGGAATTCCTAAATTTgacacatttaaaattaaagcaaaaataaattacaatttagaaatttgtaatttaaactattaataattacacttataaaatagaagcttttaacatttctcatttaaaatgttttaattttgcacttttataaatttaacaggCCAAagatttctgattgaaaaatataaaccgacgctatcatttttaatgctctaaattaataataatccttCCTTTCAactcattataataaaaatattaaaaaataaaacatgtccCTTTTACAgttcagtacaaaattaatataaaaagtttaccCCTTTCATCTGAATGTTGCAAATACCTGTGGATGAATCAGAATCATAAAGCTGGTTAGTTCGGTGCAGTCCCCTTGCAAGATTTGGCACAGTAGTAGTAGAAGAAAACTCAGTACACGGATTCTGTGAAAACGTGTAATTTCTGCACCTTTTTCTACATCACTGTCAGAACTATTGGCAGGATGTAATTCAACATGTATTGCGGTGAATCTAGTCGTAATAGAATTTGATGCAGTGTTGTCTACCTTCACTTCTTCTACTTGCTCAGAATCTGtggaatagaaaattaatgtaatatacACGTAACACAAATTAAGTATCCTATATAATATGGGGGACTTCATGCCGGATTAACAAAAATCAAACATTCTAAGCACAGGTTTTTTATGAACCAGCACACCTAGTTACATTAATAAGAATATCAAAATAAAACATATCCCTCTTCCCATGCAGTACACAGATCAggaggaaaaaatgttaaaatgaaaaaattgacatttcccAGCTcaataaatatcttataaataaaaaattgtgcctcttccaattaagaaaaaaattttaatcaaaattttctatccaacaactgaataaaatttgttttttaattaccctcttccaattcaaaaaaattgaaaataaaaaattgttccctTAAccacaataaaagttttaaaaagaaaaaaattgcttcttccaattcagtgaaaaataatcaaaattggaTTCTTCTAAACTCGATAATTTCCATTTGAGCAGTAAATTGAACNNNNNNNNNNNNNNNNNNNNNNNNNNNNNNNNNNNNNNNNNNNNNNNNNNNNNNNNNNNNNNNNNNNNNNNNNNNNNNNNNNNNNNNNNNNNNNNNNNNNcctgcgtgtcaacaatatgctagaacacttgcgggaaaaatgcagaaggcggttgcccttgggtcgctccgtgttcttagggtccacgaggcttttgctgggccgtcgtattgattcctttacagattgtaaccaccgGAAATTATTAAATACCGGAAATTTGCAAATTCGGTAATATAAATTGTCGGAAATTGTTATATTTGGGAATTTAGTCTAATTCgaggaattttctattcaaaatattttctatttcgtaatttttcagtcatcccCAATTCATTCATTGTCTGAAAAAGAGTACCCTACTGTGTCCTACTGAGACGAaggaaatcatttcaatttttgtaaatgctaatttaataaactaaacaccgataaaatttgataaatttctaaatcaCTAGAAGAAATTACTCAGCCCACCATCTCTACCGCTATCGTGGAGATAGGCGGaagtttatagaatttttcttaaattcttaattaaattaaattcttaaattcttaaatcaCTCTAAATGAAACCCTTCAATTTTCTTCTCCTCGAAAATAgtctttgaaaattacttgaacaATACTTCAAATTTTGGTACTACATGGGTTAGGACTCCCAATCCGGGagtatgattaaaaatgaaattccacAAATACAAATAAAAGAGTCTACTTCTTTTTGTATTGGCTTATTAGTATGATACCACCGACaaacgaaataaaaattcaattctactTGGAAACACACTCCTtcgtttaattttcgatttagtAAAATTGCTCACTTTTCAATATTTACTTGACTAATATTTGATTTCCAGCTCACTCCCTGACTTAATATTAAATGTACATAGTTATAAAATCTTTGTTTGTCATTTTATAATGGACCTTTACTACCATTTTCTAATTGttataaactatttcaattgatactattcattaaataaaacttttgttatttaaCACCTATCTAATGtagaaaaaagatttgaatcgtaGAATTAGCCTATAATCAGATTATAATTTGATTCTAATAAAAGATCTTTTTatacattaaaactaaaaataaaatatggatttACAGTTCAATTCCGAAAAAATACATTGCAAAAATAAATCCCTTTCATACTCTGAAGAAGCAATAAGCAAACCTAAACACCAAATTGCTTGAAAGACTTTGTTTGCCATAGGGATGTTcacgaaaaataataatctaataaataataatctaataATCTAATGTGTCGTGTGGGAATATCACCCTATAACTTTTTAGGGTTACAAGATTAGCCAAGCTTTTAACCTTTCTGTTAAACCTTGAATCGTTTCGATATCTCCATTCAAGAcggaaataagtttttattgtaTCAATAATTCTGGTgaccacaatttttaataatttttaaattctaaagctgagctgcatttaaaaataaagaagtaaTCCACTTGAATTTATGCCAACTTTTTCGGACATTGTTGAGACTTTAGGAAGAGCTGCAAGTTTACCTTCCAAATCTATGCATGGTCAACAgcgattttttcagattttttgttccTAAAACAACGACAAATTTTGCATCGAGATAAGAAAAACCTCGTTAAACAggttgaaatatttcgaatcaaTTTTGCTTGATGcgaactataatttttttcactaagatGGAGCTACTTTTTCCGAAGTTTCAGGACTTTTTGTCCCGAAATTATATCTGCCATTTTATGCTTTCTATTTCAACCTCGGAAATGAAGTGACGCCGACCTTTGGACCGCAGCTCTTCAAAAATATGCTGTTCATCTACCTGCGAGGTCAATTTGGGATAGAATCCGCGAAGAGGCGATGTTGTTCTTTGCCATCTGGTCTTCTCAGCGCCAGGGCCTGAAAGTGACATCTGATTACGTTTacttttttattccacaaaaacaAGAGCCAGCATAGACGGTAGTTCTCGTATTCAAGAACCATAAAAACCATTACGTCTATGGATATGCTCATTATGAGATAACTTTCTAACTTTCTAACCTTTCTTTCTGCTCAGTGCATTCATTGGTAGATGCTTTTGGTTGCTCTTAGTGCCGAATATCATTTTCTCCATGATGATGAAAAACCCCTTCGTTTACAGAAAGAGGGCGCACCTCTTTAACCGCAAGATGAATGCCTCTCTATCTACGTTAGCTTGATCTTGTGTCTAAAGGTATTGTCCGTGTAGTAACTTTTATCTCCATTCCTGTACAATTTGCTTAGAAAGGGGAGCATTGATCTTAATGTCATTCGAATAAGTCTTCATGTTACGAGCGATCTAGTGTGGACCTAATTTTCGTTAGGATTAATATAGTGTGAAATATTATTTTGCGTTATACTAATTCAGGTtcttgaaatgataaaaattacactgtgtgatttaaatttaaatactgatACCGCAATGTTAAGTTTTTAGGTGCTATAaaacttatattaaattacttaaaatggaccatttcgaaattgtttatacaatacAGAAACACACTTTACTGAACAAAACCTAAGAGTATGAAATTCTTATTGACAAAGTTGTTTTTATTTGGAATTGAGATAGAGGTTAATAAATACTATAACAAAGTTACAAGCCACTACCTTCATATAGCCTAGTGAGCCAGAGCAAGCAGTGAGGAGTGGAGCAACACCAGGCTCTCTGGTCCAAATTAGCAGCACCATCTGATCACTTATTATTTTGCTGCCCATTCAAGGAATTCGCCACTTTCGAGCAAAGATAATCTTTATGACGCAAAGCCATCTGAGTCTCCGACCCAACGCCGTTCCGGGCCATAGGTACTATTTAGCGGTCACGCCTTTAAATTTAAACGATTGTAAGTTACTGAATAATGCGTCACACTACACGtacttattttcttataattgacTTCTACCAATCTTTCGATATTCCACATTCTTCGGTTATCTTTTAATTAGTGAACCAGTCACAATAGAGGACAATTTAAAGATTGAAGCATAATTGTAAAATCTGCTCGACGACGAGAGGCagccaaaataaattaataccaAATTTCATTGAGTTACTCAGGACATCATAGAAGAACTACTTACAGTCCAGAAAGAAAGGCTAGAACATACCATAAATAGATAAAGGGACGATGATACCATTGCCTTGTAGTTTGTGGGAGCCCCTCTAGCATGAACTGTTAGAAACCGGTAGGTCTTATAAACTacagatattaaaaatgttccgCAAAATGATTAGAATAATTATTTCCTAAGAGTATCTAGGGGCTGAGCACTGTTGATTTTTGTTCACTTAGTTTAGACATACGGATAAAAACTAAAAGAAGGTAGTCGACAActcaggagactgtcctctattgatCTCATTAGGGAAAATCGTATTTTCtcgccgacccaataaacaccgttcaATCTCTATAAAATTCATGCTATAAGAACAGTcgtttattattacttatttgaCTTTTGAATGCGTCAATTTGATTAGAGTTCTTGTGTTATAcatgctaaataagtttcactgctctaCATTATGTTTGACATGTCATattgatgctttcaatttgaggacctgataaacaccgctttatatatatttccgaCCACGCGTTTAGACATACAGTAAAGAACTAAAAAAAGGATAGGCAACATCTCAGGAGACTGTCCCACATTTATCTCATTAGGCAAAATCGTATTTTCTCGCCGACCGTTTAGCACTGTTTAACGTCTGAATCTGACCCAGTAAACACCGTTAAATCTCAATAAAATTAATCCTAAAAATACACTTGCttattataatttgttgaatttcgaaaatctgaatttGATTGGAGTTCTTGCATTATTCACActaaataagtttcactgctatacattttgttttacacgtcattttgatgctttcaatgTAATGACCTGATANNNNNNNNNNNNNNNNNNNNNNNNNNNNNNNNNNNNNNNNNNNNNNNNNNNNNNNNNNNNNNNNNNNNNNNNNNNNNNNNNNNNNNNNNNNNNNNNNNNNTTCCGCTCACGTGTTCAGACATgcggttaaaaacaaaaaaaatgtagtcaacatctcaggagactgtcctctattTATCTCATTAGGCAAAATCGTATATTTtcgccgacccaataaacaccgtttaatgaCTGAATGTGACCCAACAAACACCGTCAAATTTCTATAGAATTCATCCTGAAAAACCCtcgcttattattatttttttgaattttaaaaccgtgAATTTG
The sequence above is drawn from the Belonocnema kinseyi isolate 2016_QV_RU_SX_M_011 chromosome 7, B_treatae_v1, whole genome shotgun sequence genome and encodes:
- the LOC117176000 gene encoding uncharacterized protein LOC117176000; amino-acid sequence: MGKTALRSHTKGKDHVAKLLHQNNSLKVDYFLPRPINLENKAKAPTSFQQASHQDSEQVEEVKVDNTASNSITTRFTAIHVELHPANSSDSDVEKGAEITRFHRIRVLSFLLLLLCQILQGDCTELTSFMILIHPQIYHPSRSGSDLYTGYQFLDKDTVNCQ